One genomic segment of Suricata suricatta isolate VVHF042 chromosome 16, meerkat_22Aug2017_6uvM2_HiC, whole genome shotgun sequence includes these proteins:
- the OVOL3 gene encoding putative transcription factor ovo-like protein 3, producing MPRAFLVRSRRRQPSNWGHLPDQFRGDAYVPDCSIRRGPPAHRSSGLGDSWAAPMQGNLASAPRGPESLGCPLCPKAFPLQRMLTRHLKCHSPARRHVCRCCGKGFHDAFDLKRHMRTHTGIRPFRCGACGKAFTQRCSLEAHLAKVHGQPASYAYRERREKLHVCEDCGFTCSRPDAYVQHRALHRVA from the exons ATGCCCCGTGCCTTCCTGGTCAGGAGTCGGCGTCGACAGCCATCCAACTGGGGCCACCTGCCTGACCAGTTCCGGGGAGATGCCTATGTCCCAG ACTGCAGCATCCGGCGGGGCCCACCAGCACACCGGTCTTCGGGCCTCGGGGACTCTTGGGCAGCG CCTATGCAGGGCAATCTGGCCTCTGCTCCCAGGGGCCCGGAGTCACTTGGCTGCCCGCTCTGCCCCAAGGCCTTCCCTCTGCAGCGCATGCTGACACGGCACCTCAAGTGCCACAGCCCTGCGCGCCGCCACGTGTGCCGCTGTTGTGGCAAGGGCTTTCATGATGCCTTCGACCTCAAGCGCCACATGAGGACTCACACCG GGATCCGGCCATTCCGCTGCGGAGCTTGTGGGAAAGCCTTTACGCAGCGCTGCTCGCTTGAAGCTCATCTTGCCAAAGTGCACGGGCAGCCCGCCAGCTACGCTTATCGGGAGCGCCGCGAGAAGCTGCATGTGTGTGAGGACTGTGGCTTCACCTGCTCGCGACCTGACGCCTATGTGCAGCACCGCGCCCTGCACCGCGTTGCTTGA
- the POLR2I gene encoding DNA-directed RNA polymerase II subunit RPB9: protein MEPDGTYEPGFVGIRFCQECNNMLYPKEDKENRILLYACRNCDYQQEADNSCIYVNKITHEVDELTQIIADVSQDPTLPRTEDHPCQKCGHKEAVFFQSHSARAEDAMRLYYVCTAPHCGHRWTE from the exons ATGGAACCGGACGGGACCTATGAGCCGGGTTTCGTGGGTATTCGATTCTGCCAGGAATG taACAACATGCTTTACCCCAAGGAGGACAAGGAGAACCGCATTCTGCTCTATGCG TGCCGGAATTGTGATTACCAGCAGGAAGCCGACAACAGCTGCATCTACGTCAACAAAATCACGCACGAAGTGGA CGAACTGACCCAGATAATCGCTGACGTGTCCCAGGACCCCACGTTGCCACGGACCGAGGACCACCCGTGCCAAAA GTGTGGCCACAAGGAGGCGGTGTTCTTCCAGTCACATAGTGCCCGGGCCGAG GACGCCATGCGCTTGTACTATGTGTGCACGGCCCCACACTGTGGTCACCGCTGGACCGAGTGA
- the TBCB gene encoding tubulin-folding cofactor B isoform X1 gives MEVTGLSAPTVTVFISSSLNSFRSEKRYSRSLTIAEFKCKLELVVGSPASCMELELYGADDKFYSKLDQEDALLGSYPVDDGCRIHVIDHSGARLGEYEDVSKVEKYQISQEAYDQRQDSVRSFLKRSKLGRYNEEERAQQEAEAAQRLNEEKTQASAISVGSRCEVRAAGQPPRRGTVMYVGLTDFKRGYWIGVRYDEPLGKNDGSVNGKRYFECQDKHGAFVKPSVVTVGDFPEEDYGLDEM, from the exons ATGGAGGTGACGGGCTTGTCGGCGCCCACAGTGACCGTTTTCATCAGCAGCTCTCTCAACAGCTTCCGCTCTGAGAAGCGGTACAGTCGCAGCCTCACCATAGCGGAGTTCAAG TGTAAACTAGAGCTGGTGGTTGGCAGTCCTGCTTCTTGCATGGAACTGGAGCTATATGGAGCTGACGACAAGTTCTACAGCAAGCTGGATCAGGAGGATGCACTGCTGGGCTCATACCCCGTAGACGACGGCTGCCGCATCCAC GTCATTGACCACAGTGGTGCCCGCCTTGGGGAGTATGAGGACGTGTCCAAGGTGGAGAAATACCAGATCTCACAAGAAGCCTATGACCAGAGGCAAG ACTCGGTCCGCTCCTTCCTGAAGCGCAGCAAGCTAGGCCGATACAACGAAGAGGAGCGGGCGCAGCAAGAGGCCGAGGCTGCCCAGCGCCTGAACGAAGAGAAGACCCAGGCCAGCGCCATCTCCGTGGGCAGCCGCTGTGAAGTGCGGGCGGCTGGGCAGCCCCCTCGCCGGGGCACCGTCATGTATGTAG GACTCACAGATTTCAAGCGAGGCTACTGGATTGGCGTCCGCTATGATGAGCCACTAGGGAAAAACGATGGCAG CGTGAATGGGAAACGCTACTTCGAATGCCAGGACAAGCACGGCGCCTTTGTCAAGCCATCAGTTGTGACGGTAGGGGACTTTCCCGAGGAAGACTACGGGTTGGATGAGATGTGA
- the TBCB gene encoding tubulin-folding cofactor B isoform X2: MELELYGADDKFYSKLDQEDALLGSYPVDDGCRIHVIDHSGARLGEYEDVSKVEKYQISQEAYDQRQDSVRSFLKRSKLGRYNEEERAQQEAEAAQRLNEEKTQASAISVGSRCEVRAAGQPPRRGTVMYVGLTDFKRGYWIGVRYDEPLGKNDGSVNGKRYFECQDKHGAFVKPSVVTVGDFPEEDYGLDEM; encoded by the exons ATGGAACTGGAGCTATATGGAGCTGACGACAAGTTCTACAGCAAGCTGGATCAGGAGGATGCACTGCTGGGCTCATACCCCGTAGACGACGGCTGCCGCATCCAC GTCATTGACCACAGTGGTGCCCGCCTTGGGGAGTATGAGGACGTGTCCAAGGTGGAGAAATACCAGATCTCACAAGAAGCCTATGACCAGAGGCAAG ACTCGGTCCGCTCCTTCCTGAAGCGCAGCAAGCTAGGCCGATACAACGAAGAGGAGCGGGCGCAGCAAGAGGCCGAGGCTGCCCAGCGCCTGAACGAAGAGAAGACCCAGGCCAGCGCCATCTCCGTGGGCAGCCGCTGTGAAGTGCGGGCGGCTGGGCAGCCCCCTCGCCGGGGCACCGTCATGTATGTAG GACTCACAGATTTCAAGCGAGGCTACTGGATTGGCGTCCGCTATGATGAGCCACTAGGGAAAAACGATGGCAG CGTGAATGGGAAACGCTACTTCGAATGCCAGGACAAGCACGGCGCCTTTGTCAAGCCATCAGTTGTGACGGTAGGGGACTTTCCCGAGGAAGACTACGGGTTGGATGAGATGTGA